A portion of the Lolium rigidum isolate FL_2022 chromosome 1, APGP_CSIRO_Lrig_0.1, whole genome shotgun sequence genome contains these proteins:
- the LOC124687943 gene encoding ABC transporter G family member 14 — protein sequence MAPQELHDDVGKHKEPPTSTCTTTISNNSPSGAVHPTTSSPPSVASGHRSAANSFPLVLKFEEVVYKVKVGQTTGGLCARVSSACAVIGGGAADGKNKAAVLPPREKTIISGMSGVVRPGEMLAMLGPSGSGKTTLLTALGGRQRHALLSGKITYNGQPFSGAVKRRTGFVTQHDVLYPHLTVSETLWYTALLRLPRALGAGEKRAQAEAVARELGLTKVANSMVGGVRGVRGLSGGERKRVSIGLEMLVDPSLLLLDEPTSGLDSTTAARIVGTLRRMAAGGGRTVVVTIHQPSSRLYHMFDKVLLLSADGRPVYYGRAADGLSYFASIGFASPLSLNPADLMLDLANGIAPDTSGDGCGVAAAVPGGGSEAEQKEVRGKLAAAYERHIAPAVKLDICSSEACGTGDGVHGARRRGTARVEWTAGWCTQFSVLLRRGLKERRHESFNKLRIFQVLTVAFLAGLLWWRTPAAHLQDRTALIFFFSVFWGFFPLYNAVFVFPLERPMLLKERSSGMYRLSSYFAARTAADLPMELGLPTAFVIILYWMGGLDPRPASFILSLLVVLYSVLVAQSLGLAVGAVLMDVKQGTTLASVITMVFLIAGGYYVQHIPPFVGWLKWLNYSFYCYRLLLGIQFPHGGGVYDCGGGALCPVSEFPAIKAVGLNNHWIDVCVMALLLVGYRVVAYLALDRLQQR from the exons ATGGCGCCTCAGGAATTGCATGACGATGTTGGTAAGCACAAGGAGCCGCCCACTTCTACTTGTACCACCACAATCAGCAACAACAGCCCTTCCGGTGCCGTCCATCCTACCACCTCCAGCCCACCGTCGGTTGCCTCCGGCCACCGCTCCGCCGCGAACTCCTTCCCTCTCGTCCTCAAG TTTGAGGAAGTGGTGTACAAAGTGAAGGTTGGGCAAACGACGGGGGGATTGTGCGCGAGGGTGTCGTCGGCGTGCGCGGTGATCGGCGGCGGGGCGGCTGACGGGAAGAATAAGGCTGCCGTGTTGCCTCCGAGGGAGAAGACGATCATCAGCGGGATGTCCGGGGTGGTTCGGCCGGGGGAGATGCTGGCGATGCTGGGCCCGTCTGGGAGCGGCAAGACGACGCTTCTGACGGCGCTAGGCGGGCGACAACGGCACGCACTGCTGTCCGGGAAGATCACCTACAacgggcagcccttctccggcgccGTCAAGCGCCGCACAGGTTTCGTGACGCAGCACGACGTGCTGTACCCGCACCTCACCGTGTCAGAGACGCTCTGGTACACGGCGCTGCTCCGGCTCCCCCGCGCGCTGGGCGCCGGCGAGAAGcgcgcgcaggcggaggctgtGGCGCGGGAGCTGGGCCTAACCAAGGTGGCCAACAGCATGGTCGGCGGCGTCCGCGGCGTGCGCGGCCTCTCCGGCGGCGAGCGCAAGCGGGTCAGCATCGGGCTGGAGATGCTAGTGGACCCGAGCCTTCTGCTCCTCGACGAGCCCACCTCCGGGCTCGACTCCACTACCGCGGCCAGGATAGTCGGCACGCTCCGCCGCatggccgccggcggcgggcgtacGGTGGTGGTGACCATCCACCAGCCGTCgtcccgcctctaccacatgttcGACAAGGTGCTCTTGCTTTCCGCGGACGGGCGACCTGTCTACTACGGCCGCGCCGCCGACGGGCTCTCCTACTTCGCCTCCATCGGCTTCGCGTCGCCGCTCTCCCTCAACCCCGCCGACCTCATGCTGGACCTCGCAAACG GTATCGCGCCGGATACGAGCGGCGACGGCTGCGGGGTAGCGGCGGCGGTGCCTGGCGGCGGGAGCGAGGCAGAGCAGAAGGAGGTGAGGGGCAAGCTGGCGGCCGCGTACGAGCGACACATTGCTCCTGCGGTGAAGCTGGACATATGCTCGAGCGAGGCGTGCGGCACCGGCGACGGCGTGCATGGGGCACGGCGACGAGGCACCGCAAGGGTGGAGTGGACGGCCGGGTGGTGCACCCAGTTCTCGGTGCTGCTCCGTCGCGGGCTCAAGGAGCGCCGCCACGAGTCGTTCAACAAGCTCCGGATCTTCCAGGTGCTGACCGTGGCGTTCCTGGCGGGGCTCCTGTGGTGGCGCACGCCGGCGGCGCACCTGCAGGACCGGACGgcgctcatcttcttcttctccgtctTCTGGGGCTTCTTCCCGCTCTACAACGCCGTCTTCGTCTTCCCGCTGGAGCGGCCCATGCTGCTCAAGGAGCGCTCGTCGGGGATGTACCGCCTCTCCTCCTACTTTGCCGCGCGCACCGCCGCCGACCTCCCCATGGAGCTCGGCCTCCCCACGGCGTTCGTGATCATACTCTACTGGATGGGCGGCCTCGACCCGCGCCCGGCGTCCTTCATCCTCTCCCTCCTCGTCGTGCTGTACAGTGTCCTCGTGGCCCAGAGCCTCGGGCTCGCCGTCGGCGCGGTGCTCATGGACGTCAAGCAGGGGACCACGCTCGCATCCGTCATCACCATGGTCTTCCTCATCGCCGGCGGCTACTACGTGCAGCACATCCCACCCTTCGTCGGGTGGCTCAAGTGGCTCAACTACAGCTTCTACTGCTACCGGCTCCTCCTCGGCATACAGTTCccccacggcggcggcgtctacgactgcggcggcggcgcgctctgTCCGGTCTCCGAGTTCCCCGCAATCAAGGCCGTCGGTCTGAACAACCACTGGATCGACGTCTGCGTCATggcgctcctcctcgtcggctACCGCGTCGTCGCCTACCTCGCCTTGGACCGCCTGCAGCAGAGGTGA